The sequence aaagatttcttggttgtttaaattatatgatggatttttatccaaatttgaactgtCTAACAAAGCCCCTCCAtgatagattaaagaaaaaccccccctgcatggactgatgagcatacaaagattatccaaagcattaaaaaataagtttctgaaataccatgtttacacctagctgatccatctgcattcaaaattgttgaaactgattCATCAAATCTAGGATATGGAGGTATTCTTAAGCAAGttcaaaataacaaagaatgtattgtccagtttacttctgcacactagaatgatacacaaaaaaattattctactatcaaaaaaaaaattcttttgatagttttgtgcatttcaaaatttcaaagcgaccttttaaattaaaaatttcttttaaggattgattgtaaatctgccaaagaagttttacaaaaagatattcaaaacatagcttcaaaacagatttttgccagatggcaagccattctttctgtttttgattttgaaatcgaatacatcagaggagattcgaattcaattccagactttctaaccagaaagttccttcaaaaacaggagtgaaaatgccaagaaaattgaaagcaaaagaagaaaagtcgacGGCAAATTCAAAGCCTATTcaaagtccaaagaaggagattttacccttctcttcaaagcctatcagaacctggaccgaaatcatccaggaagaaattAACAAAAGCAAGGAAGATCCGGCCCAACAGCAATTACAAATTCAGGAGTGGCTTGCATAGTAAGATCCTGAATTTCTAAAAAGAgtcgaagaatattcaaaacAAATGATACAATTTCATCTCGAAGTCTCTCCAAAGACATCCTCTCCAAAAACATCCTCTTCTTCGAAcaaaggtaaaggtatactttctatccttttttcaaaacctgagatagaaattttccctcaaaacctatctcagagttctcaaagtatttcaaagcccaactttcaagaaatagttttgtcacaaacaaaaattttcaaatccaatgagtatatagaaaagcaaaattttcaaagcattttaactattaaggaaggattctgtacagaaagcctctcaaaactgatttcaaaaattttccctccaggatgGTATTTTAAGCCCTGAAATATATCAAAGCCTTAATCTtactaccagtctatccttgaggtaACTAGTTCTGTAaagttcaaacacttcaaaaagcacaaagaccataaagaccttgcatattccacatgcatcatacaaagaatcctccaccctttagattggggaatggatttacattcatcaagatcttttccaacttccctctaaagaacctacccatcaagcctaaacacttttttcaactattgggattaccaatAAGCTTGGTTTAAtccatttcttcttcaaaatgaAGGACAgagccattcttggcttttctacttcgacacaagctcaatccaaacttcaaagatcccatattggtttaaacaatggtggaacttttatggcaatgtttctgagaccataattccaaaagttctacctctgtttaatctattcaaagcccactataaaccaaacaaaatagaaagacgtttttcccctttacttctattttgttcaaacttttttctctcctgggtatgtgtatggtatttccatttcaaccaaacagcagatggagaaatcatccttgcccgaagattcaaagtcaaatggtgggataaatttaaccaccaagaaaaattatctctaaagatggtacaaagtttcctttcaaagaatagcttcttgccacctccaAAAGAACAGACCACTTTCCTGGCACAAAAGTCCttcattattccaaagctagccgcggctcaaacagaagaagatttattacaattgatcaaacagTTGTCGGAAATCGCCTcttccaaagaaaaatctaaagcttcatcttcctcttctagaACCAGCTCAGCAACAATAgatctagatggtgactcgaacgaagatgactgttttggAATATTCAAGCCCATCAAATGACATCTTTGTAAAGCCCTTAGGTTGAAAACTagaaatggcagcccaagATATTTATGTAATGGGTCAAATgcccaataaaaaaaaatccaaagtaaaaaaaaagttcatttaaaaagaaaagaaagaagacaatagactctttaagaaaaaaaaaagcaaaaggttCTTCACTAAAGCGTGGCACACAACTTCTGCAAAAGTCATGGAGCATCTCATTCCATTATCAAAAGCATACAAAAGACGTGGAGCCCCTCACTCCACTAAgaagagcatccaaagctTCAATTATGAGGCTTGAAGGCTGAAGACTTCTACAAATAGAGGAGTTTTTCCAAAGAAGAAGACAGACTGAAAAATACGAAGaaactcttgtattcttcaagtcataccattagaaatatagtgagaaaagagagtgtGAGAGTAAGAGTGAGAAACCATTTTCCTCTTGTTTTCACcaactcttgtaagttatacttcttttgtttaaagctttcattctaaaacttttatttcaaagtttgtaaattttatttattcaataataatcGAAAGCTTGTTCTTTTATCTTATCttcttattttccttttcttttaagacTGAACAAGTGTATACTTTGTGCTTGTCTcgaggatatatatatatatatatatatatatatatatatatatatatatatatattgtttctttaatatcttattccctaaattttcaaaaaatccTATATCTCCCTCTTGTTTTTCCTGTTTCAcgtatatattaatatttttttaacacttcatttcttaaacttttaaaaaatttcgtATTTTTATCTTGCTTCAATTTTCCATTTCTCATTTATGTACAACCTAGACTTGGCTCATAGAATAAAGGTTTCTTTGGATTCAAAACCAATAAtcagcttttttttttttttcttttatggaagTCCAAAGGTATTTTGCATAAATTGATGAGGATCAGAATTGTCCAAAGTCATCCATGTGGAATTTTTGTTTGCAACAATACCAAGTTTCCgttattttaatttccttgGAAACGAGATTTATAAGCTTCTTGCTTAGAGAAAAAGACATGTGACTTGTTCCTAATCAACACCGCTAAGCTGGCCAATTAATCAGCTTGCTCCTGTGTCAAACAGGCTAGCTTAGGAACTTCCTCCATGGGTATTTGTCAACTTCTGTTTGTTGCTTTATACCATAAATTTCTTATGTGTATGGTTTTTCTATAAGGTTCTTATTGTTTAAGACAAGATAacgaaaaataaatatttatgttcttGTCAGCAATGTCTCTGTCACTCGGTccatataaagtaaaaatcaCTTTCCATTCTATTCAATTATCAGtgtaagaattaaaaaaaaaaaaaaaattcccaTTCCTGCAACACTTTAGAAAGTTACAATGCAGTCCCCAATGAAAGTTACCAGCCAGTCCAATTCTAGTTTCTGTTTACTCATGGCAATCGAAATCTTGCTGAAAGAAGCAGAAAGGATCAAACTTCGTTTTCTCCCCTACGTCATTTAACTCTATGTTGAGCCTGATTGCTGTAGGAGCAACAGGGTCTACGTTAAACAATCTGCTTTCCTTTCTAGGATCAGAAAGTATCGGGGAGCTGAATTCCTTGGCTTCACAAATTGCTATTTCAGTATTATCTCCAGAAAATGAAAGTCATAACCTCACTAGAGGTCCGATTGTATCTTTTGTTAATGGTGCTTGGGTGGATCGACGATTCGACTTGAAGCCTTCTTTTGAGAAGATTGTGAAAGATGTTTACCATGCCACAGCCAAAAAGGTTGACTTTGCAAATCAGGTATCTTTAATCGTATTGCATTATCATAATAATTCTActaattatttcataattatgcAATAATCAACCTAGGGAGACTCTAAATCTATCTTCATTAATTCTTGCTATCAATCACTTCTTGTCTTTGATGATCCTTGAAGGCTAACCAAGTGGTTGATGAAGTTAATTTTTGGATCGGAAATGCAACCAAAGGACTCATCAGAAACCTCATCCAACCAGGGATTCTAGGCAGTGATACAGCTCTTGTCCTTGCAAATGCATTATACTTCAAAGGAGCATGGGATCAAAAATTTGATTCATCTAAAACTGTAAGCAAAAACTTCCACCTTCTTAATGGTCAGACCGTTAAAATTCCTTATATGACCAGCAGAGATCATGCTCAGCATTACTATGGCTCTTTTGATGATTACAAAGTTCTGAAGATGTCATACCAAAATGGTCAAGACACCAGGCGATTCTCCATGTATTTCTTTCTCCCAAATGCAAGAAACGGATTGCAAAATCTAGTAGATAAGTTCAAAGCCAATCCCATGATATTGAATAACCCTGTTCAGGTACAGAAGCGATGGCTTACTCATTTGTGGCTTCCTAAGTTTAAGTTTTCGTTCGAGTTCGAAGCCTTACAAGCAATGCATGAGTTGGGGCACGAGGAACAACTTTTCAATAACCTGGGACACCTTACCGAGATGGTAGATTCTCCACAATCTCCTTTCATCTCAAAGTTGTTGCACAAGTCATTTATTGAAGTCAATGATGAAGGAACAAAAGCAGCAGCTAGCTCTGTGGCTATAGTCGAAATGAAATGTGCTAGCAGGCCGGGATTTCCAAGCTTTGAAGCTGATCATCCTTTCCTTTTCACAATCAAGGAAGAGAATtctgggattgttttctttgttGGAGCTGTACTTAACCCTCTTTTGGTCTCTTGAACTCTTTTCTCTGATGTTTTGCTCTATTTCTGGATGTGACAATGTCCTGACGAGATTTATACTTATGATTCTCATTCTGGATGTGCTTTTGATCTGTTTGTTTGAATAACAACTGGTGAATGTGTTCTCTGAATAACAACCGGAGATAGTTTTCCCTTGACCATATAAAATGACATCAATCTGtctgttctttcttttgagCGAATTCCATTATAGTTATATTTTGTGCTTTtgtagtttttaattttcatgcAGTGCTTGATGTTGCTAGATTCATAATTGGTCAGTTGCATGTGATGCCTTTAGTGTACTGCCCAGTTGACAACATTTGAACATTAGTTTCTTTCCagatgaatttatattttaccaGTTTTATGTTTCTCCTTTTATCATTCCAATCCATACAAAGACTTATTTCCGTGGACTCAAATGGATCTACATGGCAACAGCTGCTTTACTTTGAAAAGCTATTGAATCAACATAATcgaatttgaataataaatttaatttaaaaaaaaataatatttaattacgagatttaattaaattatttaactaattttataattatcaatatccatatgattattaatgtttacataatatcatataattctTGATATctatcataaatataaatattaatttatatattaattatatttataattttatgataaaattttaaaaatttattatatgttatgTATTATAGTAGGATCAATATATTACCTATATTTAGTCCAATgaatgaaatttatatattatttagtaaTGTTGCAAGTTGAAGTTTATCGTGATTTTTgtacaatatttaattttttttttaaagtttaaatttgattagatTTGTGAATCAATTCAAACTGAGTATTCTAAGTCTGGGCTCGACCTATCAAGCTATTTAAGTAGCTCGTACTCCAACTGGGCTCAAATAACTTCAAGTCAATTTTAGGTAACTCACGAATTGGCTCGAGATAATTACACCCCAACTTTTTGAGATAAAAATGGATTGATGAGCTGAATTCCTTAGCTGTACAGATTGGCACTTTAGTATTATTGCCAGCAAATGAAAGTCGGGACATCATAAGTGGTTTGCTCTTATCGTTCCTAAATTAATGATTCAAAGGCAATTCTTCTTTTGAGAAATTTTTTGAGACATAAAGGTGAtcaaaacctttttttttttctgtttattcttttacttgaaGACTGATCATTGATAAATGAAGTTAGTTTACGGTTAGAGACTGCAACAGAAGGACTCTGACGAGAAACCTGCTCTCAAAAGAGTGTCTAAACGGTAATACAGCTCTTGGACTTACGAATCCACACTCTACTTCAGAGGAGCCATCTATGGGATCGACAATTCAGTGAATCCTTTGATGGCTACAAAGTTCTCAAACAGCCTTACCAAAATGGTCAAGTCACCATACAATTTTTCATGTATTTTATATCTTCAAAAATGTGAAAGATGTCTGCACAACTTATTACAAGTACTCAAATCCAATCCTGAATTATATGACAAGCAATAAtcagcttttctttttctggaaGTCCAAAGATATTTTGCATAAATTGATAAGGATCAGAATGGTCCAGCATCCATGTGGGAAGTTTCTGTGTGCAAGTGTAACAATGGCAATTTTCcgttatatattttaactttcttAGAAACGAGATTTATCACAATTGGTAATGTGGAAAGTTCATTGCAAGTTATGTTCAATAATGTTCCAGTTaagttattttagtattttatgtATTGACAAACAAAAACACTCTATTCACAAACATTGGTAGGTCATATTTACTTATTTCAACCTAACAAAAAATATCTCCATTTTGCACTTACAAACTCAATTTAGTGATAAGCATATCTAGACATCGATAAAATTTCATGTTAGAATCATATAgactttataatatatatatatatataaatttataaaaattataattatttaattttaataatttattaacataCAAAAACACTAAACTAATCAATTGcatatgatatttaattatcgatcaattaaatatattatttttatttattaaattatatatatatatatttaaaatataataagtgaTACTTGACAATTACAAGATTTATCTacataattttaacttttataaataattaaaaattatatataaatttaccgACAATTCAAATTAGTAgaagaaaatatgagattgataaattatttttttaaaaatactgattgatatatatatatatatcatttttagaaagtaataataagttttaataaaataaaattatagtatgCTTCATCTATAGATAAATTTGAAAGTATATAGtcatcatattattatttttttaatcctcATTATTTACATCATGTCTTTGTAATATtagagagaaaataagaaaagagagatTTTGGTGAGcatcaataaaataacttacaaattcaaaatattaaagcGAGATTATAGAGTAAATTACAATGACAGTCCTTGACTTTTGGCTATTGTATCACCAAAGACCTCGAACATCAATTTGTAACAAAAAAtccttttaaatataatttagataataataaaatccttAACGTACATTCTGATTGAATGGAATAAAATGTTGACATGGCGGCTGACTTggcataaaattaaaaaaagataagataaggcataaaaaaatttcctaCATCACCAAATCCACTTAAGCTCCCATCATGTTCTACTACCTCAACTCAATAACTATGTTAAAaaatctctctttcttttaaactCTGAACCCTAATCCTTAATCACAACTAACTACAATGATGTAGTAAGTCATATACCTAAATCCTTTGGTATTCCATGTCAATTGCACTTCatttgaaggaaaaagaatttcgacagataaaattttatggaaACCAAAAAGCTTGAGAAATGAAGTTGTCGTTAGTTGGTGGTGAGGTTGTTGTGGCacttaataaaagaaaacaacaagtTATTGGGACCATAAGTTGAGGACGGCGTCAATAAGAGGTACGTGCATTTAAAAAATCCTAGCtttactatttcttttatgtcatTTGATAACGCATTAGGTTTGttagtataaaatattgaaCTTAGTGTTTAGAATAGTAAGTTATTGAATGACATATTTTGTTATCATTGTTGAAGTGTAAAActgaaaaatagttaaaatgcaACAAGTTACGTGCAATCTAATACAATATCAGTTGCTTTGATCATGGTGGGAGTTTTGAAGAATAGGAGTATCACGACGGATATGTAATctataagaattttaatactgatatgttttctttattgaGGATTGATCTATGGGTAAAGTCACTAGGTCATTATggaaatatgatatattacTTTAGGAAGTTTGTTAATGACTTTAATGCAAGTTTAAAAGCTATTAGAAAATGATGCAGTTCTGTATAAAATATCATCTGTTGGCTATTAATGAAGGTGGGGGCTAGTGTGGGTGGAATTGTACCATAATTTTCAAACTAAATATAGAGTGAGTAGGGTGTCGAACTCTGGGGAACTTGGAGTAATTTTGTATTAGTtaataaagatactaagatgGATAAgcaaaatattattgtaaagtttaatttaattattctaaaactaaactaatattaatcaataattaataactactaataaaactaattaattaatctaacaACAATTTCAAGATATGTTTACTAGAACCACAATTCAGAAATGATCAAGAAACTAAGAATTATTGTCAACACATGTATTGATTGGAGAATGTGACCTAAAATCCTTAAAAGCAATTCTCATTGTCAATTAAGGGAATTTCCATCTAGAGTCTACAAGCACTCTCATGTCATTGTAGAGATAGATAAAAACCATTAAGAACCATGCCAATTCTTTTACCCCTCAAAGCGGATTTCTTATCTCTTGGTACTTTCCTAACCTTTAAGTGAATTCAATTGCATTTCCACCAAAAATCCCAACTCTCATTGTGAATCTTTGattaacatattatatatggTGATCAAGCATACATAACACAATTAGGCACTCAATTGAACACAAATCAATCATgcattactaataaaataaaagtagttTACAAGATCAATTCATCCTTGCAATTCTAATAAACAAGGagaaaaagggatagaaatAATGTATGTAGTGATCTCCAATCTCTTCCAAGTAGTTACTTAAGAAAATGTAGCCTTTATAAGAACTATCTTCTTTTTGCCTTTGTGTTGTCTTCAAATGCACTTAAACTAatattctccttttctttttaatgttttgaTGTTGTCTCCCCTTTAAAGAACAGAAataacatttatataggccttagagtTGGTTACAAATGGTCAAAATTCGTCTCCCAATAGAAAGGCACCATTCAAAGTGAAAAGACACCATACTGTGCAGGGGCAGAAACTTCGGGAGCATTTTCGTCCTTCAAGGTGACagaatttgaaaatcattaaaacatgaaagttgtagcCCCATCTCTTAGATTTCCGACGCCATCTTACTCACCTTAATCCGATTTTTGTAGAAGAAGTTATGTCCAAAATACTGAAGTGACATGCGTAACTAGTAGTGACAGCAGCAAAGCTTCACCACTAATGACATGCGTAACTAGTAGTGACAAGCTCCAAGCCACACTCTTTAACCTTGATCCATTGCTAGCTCCCCTTTTGATAATTACATACTTTTAAATCCTATAATACACAACAAAAACATGTATAAACACTAAAGATAATAAGAAAACACAAATAAACACTTGGAATCATATAAATtcctaattataaataaaaatgcatgAAAACTAAGAAAGACTATAAACTAATGAAACTAATAACGCATGAAAATGTCCTAAATACCTATGCTAAACACAATATATCAGGGGCAGATAGATGTATATATTAAGCACTTGAGTGATGAAGAATTGGAAAACAGAGTATGTCCTAAGAAGAAGAGTAATGTAATGATTGAGAAAATTATAGATAAGATAGTTGTTGACAAGAATGTGACGTCTAGGCATATGGTTGACAAGGCTTTGTCAAAGAACGATGATGCTTCTATACAGGCGCTTCAAGGATTTGGCGAAAATAGGATAGATGCTTCTACATTTATGATTACCGAAGATATGCATGATAGTGCATTTTATCTTAATGAAAGTGAAAGTGAGCATGATGTTAGTGACTCGGGTAGAGATGAGCATGAGattaaagaaaggaaagacaaTTTTGATGAGAGTGAGGAGGGAGATGGTTATAAAATTGTGAATGGTATTGAGATACAGTAAAAAGAAGCTGTTGTTGGTCATACTCAACTAGAAACAATTAATACTAAGTCTAGTAATGCTGTTTAATGATGTAGTGGATTCAGATTATGATATATTATATGGAGATGAAGACTTGCAGGATGTTTTGAAGGAGACATGACAATTAAATGATGGAGAAGGGGtacaaaatatgaaaacaataattaaGAAACTAATAAGGTTAGTGGTAGACCTACAGGAATTGGAAAACAAGTTAAGTCTAGTAGCGTTGATGCTACACTGAGATTTGAGTTGAATGATAGTTCATTAGACTGTGGACTAGTTTCTAATGAGGATTTTAGTGTCAATGAGACTAATCGAGAAGAAGATacatttataaagaaaatgttgAAGTTCATGAGGTTTaatggagaaaataaaaatggagaaTCCTAAGGTTGAAGTGCGGCTATTGTTTCAGAATAAGGAGTTGAAAGAAGCTTACAAACGGTAAGCTATTAAGCAAAGTACCAACTACTTTTTCCTAAAAACATGACAAGATAAAGGTTAGGGCTAAATGCAATATGAAATGTGACTTTTGGATTTATGGAAGCAAGTCCGGACCTTatgataatgatgataatAGATTCCAGCTAAAGTCATTGAACCTAAAATACAATTGTGGCAAGATTCACTCAAATTTCCATATGACTTCTAAGTACTTTGCACAACAATACTTGGATGATTTAGGATTGGCCTAACATTTAATTTGCAAGGAAtcattgaaagaaataaaaaggataTGAAGCTCATAATTGATAGAATGGAAATTTGAAGGGTCAAAAGGTTATACTTTATAGAAAATCAATGGGGATGAAGACTTACAATTTGCCAAGTTATATGATTATAAGTTAAAGTTATTGAGAACAAACCTTAGCACAACTGTTGGGTTTAAAGAACCAAAGGAAAAGTTTGAAAGGATGTATATTTGTCTTGGAGGGTCGAAAGAGGGTTTCTTAGTTGGTTGTTTCCTTACAAGGACATATTGTGGCCAATTACTGCAGCAACTGGGATTGACCCTAATGACTGCATGTCTTCATTTACTTTTGTATTAACGAAGgtagaaaataactcaaattGGGATTGATTCATTGAGTTATGAAAAGAGGATCTACAAATGTACAACTCATTCCATTAGGAGTTCATGATTGATAAACAAAAGGTGAGGTTTTATTCAAAGTTATTTATCCTTAAAGAATTTTTGTCAtgtatattgatttatatttcaaatttgttTGTACAAGGACTTATAAAAGCtggagaaaaatatttctcttATTCAAACATAGATTGTGTATTCGATATATGAAGGTAAAATTAAAGTCAAATTTTTCAGACATGGATTTGAAAAAGTTCTTAAAGAATGCTGCCAAGGCATTTTATAAAGTGAAGCTTAAGCATTGGTTAAgtgaaatagaaaaggaaggataaagaaataaaaaaatagattgatAATAGACCTCCATAATATTGAAGTAGGGCATGTTTTCAAACAACTGCCAAGTATAACATGTTGCTCAATAATTTGAGTGATTAGGATCCAACTTATGAAACGGATAATACAAAGCAATTGTTTTGTAGCAAAATGGAGGAAATTTTGTATCCAAAGATTCAAAAGAagcttgagaaaataaagaatcctttgattatataacaataatttcagatgcaatataaaaaaaaatcataaaatagaGACCACATTTAGAGACTATATAAAATATGGTCGCTATTAGAGATCATTTTGAGACCACATAGCAACCACTTAGAGaccaaactttttttttataaaaatagagacCACTTAGCAATCATAATCTTAGAGACCATTGAAAGTGGTCTCTAAGTGGTCGCTATTGGCGCGCATAAAGTTGGCGGGTGATTTAGCGATTACTTAGAGACCACATACGCGGTCTCTAAATTTAGCAACCACGCACATGTGGTCACTAAATCCTCCTCCTATTTATAGTATGATTATAGCTTCCATTTTGTGGTCCCTAATTTAGAGACCATATAGTTGTAGTAGCTAACTATCCATGGATTTAGAGACCACATTTCAATATGGTctctaaattaatattaaaattatattttaaaatatttttattagtgtaaagaaaatatatttttgttactattatatttttaatatattagtaaaaataaattattatataacataaatgatattcatataatataaataataatataccaatattaattaactcttttattatttggacAAATCAAATAGACACATCAATTAGTATTagtattttgttattttttataaatattatgtcaaatttaaaaaatataaaatatagaagtattaattttaaattttaaataaatcattaccagtaaaataaaataaaaaaaaattctataatttcatttaaaattatataaatttgattaaaattaaaactttatcGTTTTATTGCGTAGTTTTAGTTTTGAGGGAAATGAAAACTTTAACTACAACAAATAACACCCATTACATAGTAAATCCTAATTCTATTTTCTCTCAAGCCTCCTCTGCCCTCTAACCTTACAGCAATAACCATCGTTTCTTCTCCTTCAATCTTGGTTCTCACCGTCTTGCTGCTCGCCATCATATTTCATCAAGCCTCCACCCTCGACGATCATCTAGttatctttcttcttcaaacaCTTGCATTAGCCGTACGTAATATAGGTAACTTCTCAATCTTTAATTTGTTGAGTGGATTTCTCACTTTAATTGGGGAgtcatatacatatatatatatatatatatatatttggataGATTGTTAAGAAGCTAACTTTCTTGGTTCATAgatgtattttgataaatattattctcaTTTATAGCTATTATTGATCGAGTGATCCAGGAGAGAAGGAATTCTTATAGGCTCTTTTTAATTGTACTTACTATgtaatagttaaattaaatgatgaatttttctttgattttttgcTATAACTTTTGCATACTTTTATATAGGAGTGAAGCATTTTATCAAGTTTCTTTACTAATTTACTCGGAAAACTGTATTAGTATAAATGTATTGTAAATTCATGCCATAAGTTTCTTTACTAATTtagacttaatttttttatgccCAGTGGATTATTTTACAAGGAAAAGTTTCAGTTGTGGCTAAACATTGGGTTCATGATGCTCAGAAGGACAGAAAGGGAAATAGATAATTAGAGGCTATGTAAAGGAAAGGGAAATGGACAGTTGCATGATTAGCCAGGCTATTGGTATTACTAATAATTCTTCAAAATCTTGATGTTTTTCATTAGCAAGGCTATTATTATTCTAACCACCACATGTTgcataataaaatgattttttaaatattgaagaAAGTTACGGTGTTTAGATTTTCTACTTTTTGTTGTCCTTGTTTCAGTAATTAGATGAGTTCATCTTATATTACTATTCCTATAATAATTTGTCTTAAAACTAAACCACTGAGaatctttaatatttcagtatttattcaattataatcTTGAACTTTAATTATGCTTTTTTAGA comes from Ricinus communis isolate WT05 ecotype wild-type chromosome 5, ASM1957865v1, whole genome shotgun sequence and encodes:
- the LOC8276963 gene encoding LOW QUALITY PROTEIN: serpin-ZX (The sequence of the model RefSeq protein was modified relative to this genomic sequence to represent the inferred CDS: inserted 2 bases in 1 codon); its protein translation is MQSPMKVTSQSNSSFCLLMAIEILLKEAERXSNFVFSPTSFNSMLSLIAVGATGSTLNNLLSFLGSESIGELNSLASQIAISVLSPENESHNLTRGPIVSFVNGAWVDRRFDLKPSFEKIVKDVYHATAKKVDFANQANQVVDEVNFWIGNATKGLIRNLIQPGILGSDTALVLANALYFKGAWDQKFDSSKTVSKNFHLLNGQTVKIPYMTSRDHAQHYYGSFDDYKVLKMSYQNGQDTRRFSMYFFLPNARNGLQNLVDKFKANPMILNNPVQVQKRWLTHLWLPKFKFSFEFEALQAMHELGHEEQLFNNLGHLTEMVDSPQSPFISKLLHKSFIEVNDEGTKAAASSVAIVEMKCASRPGFPSFEADHPFLFTIKEENSGIVFFVGAVLNPLLVS